The Fimbriimonas ginsengisoli Gsoil 348 genome window below encodes:
- a CDS encoding glycosyltransferase family 4 protein codes for MCSSSATSGAERHVFSLSQRLTHRGHDVHVLTPSPGWLPDILRGERIPVEYSHMKGTGYYRTIGRLVRQVRHGKFNVLHTHLTRAAYIGHIVGLLTDVPIISSVHIANNDQIYRRLARRRNRLVAVSNFVAGMLHGKGVPKQFIETVYNGTDFVDIPAADPNRVKDELGIPRDRNLVGLVGKVCADKGHIELIKAMRDVRMNHPQAHVVFVGLLEETFKDEMEEALEEARLRDHVTLTGVRNDIPRLLDSFTLSTLPSRMETFGVAAIEAMARSKAVVATRVGALPEVVRHQQTGLLVDLRPDEIAEAVSYLLANGDEREEMGRRGRYVVEQKFTLSEMASRFEGVYRRAIDS; via the coding sequence ATGTGCTCTAGTAGCGCCACCTCTGGCGCGGAAAGGCACGTATTTTCACTTTCGCAACGACTAACGCACCGGGGACACGACGTCCATGTGCTCACGCCGTCGCCGGGGTGGTTGCCCGATATCCTGCGCGGCGAGCGGATTCCGGTGGAATACAGCCATATGAAAGGCACCGGCTACTACCGGACCATCGGACGGCTCGTTCGCCAGGTTCGCCACGGCAAGTTCAACGTCCTTCACACCCACCTCACGCGGGCGGCTTATATCGGCCACATCGTCGGGCTTCTCACCGACGTCCCGATCATCTCCAGCGTCCACATCGCGAACAACGACCAGATCTACCGCCGGCTTGCCCGCCGCCGGAATCGCTTAGTCGCCGTCAGCAACTTCGTCGCCGGAATGCTCCACGGGAAGGGGGTTCCGAAGCAGTTCATCGAGACGGTGTACAACGGAACCGATTTCGTCGATATTCCCGCTGCCGACCCGAACCGAGTAAAGGACGAGCTCGGCATTCCGCGCGACCGCAATTTGGTCGGGCTGGTCGGCAAAGTGTGCGCCGACAAGGGTCACATCGAGCTGATCAAGGCGATGCGAGACGTGCGGATGAATCATCCCCAAGCGCACGTGGTTTTCGTCGGTTTGCTTGAAGAGACGTTTAAGGACGAGATGGAGGAGGCGTTGGAGGAAGCGCGGTTGCGCGACCACGTGACGCTGACCGGAGTTCGAAACGACATTCCGCGTCTTCTCGATTCGTTCACGCTAAGTACGCTGCCCAGCCGCATGGAAACCTTCGGCGTCGCCGCTATCGAGGCGATGGCCCGGAGCAAAGCCGTCGTCGCAACCCGCGTCGGCGCGCTTCCCGAAGTCGTCCGCCATCAACAGACCGGGCTGCTCGTCGACCTCCGCCCCGACGAGATTGCCGAAGCCGTCAGCTATCTCCTCGCCAACGGCGATGAGCGGGAAGAGATGGGCCGCCGGGGCCGCTACGTCGTCGAGCAGAAATTCACCCTAAGCGAGATGGCCTCCCGGTTCGAGGGAGTCTATCGCAGAGCCATCGACTCGTAA
- the purD gene encoding phosphoribosylamine--glycine ligase, which yields MPRPKTAGNLGAMRILVVGGGGREHALAWKLAQEAEVLCAPGNPGIAGDVECVPVRQDDFAGLLELCRHREVDLVVVGPEDPLIAGLGSFLREHGITVYGPGKQAAQLEGSKAFSKELMFEAGIPTAEFLSFHDPNEAKTYVRERFANGRQVAVKASGNALGKGVVVCETELEAEEAIDQMMVQRIFGDAGSVVVIEDRLRGPEFSLLTIVGDEHFVSLPIAQDHKQAFDGDKGPNTGGMGAYSPVDWVTSDMVAETEERVVAPALRRLRERGILYRGTLFSGLMMDEGQIYCLEYNVRFGDPEIETLVLRLGFGFANALYEAALGHKITPPEVLRNAAVSVFVASGGYPGSIRKGLPIELGRTPEGAKLFHAGTAEQDGKLVTNGGRVVAACASGATFEEARRLAYLAAEGVRFEGAFYRSDIGLRP from the coding sequence ATGCCGCGTCCGAAGACGGCGGGTAACCTCGGCGCGATGCGGATTCTGGTGGTGGGCGGCGGGGGTCGGGAGCATGCGCTGGCTTGGAAGCTGGCTCAGGAAGCGGAGGTTCTCTGTGCGCCAGGCAATCCAGGCATCGCCGGAGACGTCGAGTGCGTGCCGGTCCGGCAGGATGACTTCGCGGGGCTTCTTGAGCTGTGCCGCCACCGGGAGGTAGACCTCGTGGTGGTCGGCCCGGAAGATCCGCTTATCGCTGGACTTGGCAGCTTTCTGCGCGAACACGGGATTACCGTCTACGGACCCGGCAAGCAGGCGGCCCAACTCGAAGGGTCTAAGGCATTCAGCAAGGAGCTGATGTTCGAGGCCGGGATTCCGACCGCCGAATTTCTCTCGTTTCACGACCCGAATGAGGCAAAAACCTATGTTCGCGAGCGGTTTGCGAACGGCCGCCAGGTGGCGGTCAAGGCGAGCGGAAACGCGCTTGGCAAGGGGGTCGTCGTTTGCGAGACGGAGCTCGAGGCCGAGGAGGCGATCGACCAGATGATGGTCCAGCGTATCTTCGGCGATGCGGGGTCGGTCGTCGTTATCGAAGACCGGCTCCGCGGCCCGGAGTTTTCGCTCCTCACGATCGTTGGCGACGAACATTTCGTCAGCCTCCCGATCGCGCAGGATCACAAACAGGCATTCGACGGAGACAAAGGTCCGAACACCGGCGGCATGGGCGCGTATTCTCCGGTCGACTGGGTGACCTCCGACATGGTGGCCGAGACCGAGGAACGGGTCGTCGCGCCGGCACTACGTCGTTTGCGCGAGCGCGGGATTCTTTACCGCGGGACCCTCTTCTCCGGATTAATGATGGACGAGGGTCAGATCTACTGCCTCGAATACAACGTACGGTTTGGCGACCCCGAGATCGAGACACTCGTGCTACGGCTGGGATTCGGGTTCGCGAATGCGCTATACGAAGCAGCTCTGGGCCACAAGATCACCCCTCCCGAGGTGCTCCGTAATGCAGCCGTTTCGGTATTCGTAGCGAGTGGCGGGTATCCGGGATCGATCCGGAAGGGTTTGCCGATCGAACTCGGCCGAACGCCAGAAGGGGCGAAGCTGTTTCACGCCGGGACGGCGGAACAGGACGGCAAGCTCGTGACCAACGGAGGACGAGTGGTCGCTGCCTGTGCTTCGGGGGCGACGTTCGAAGAGGCTCGGCGGCTGGCATACCTTGCGGCGGAGGGAGTTCGATTCGAGGGGGCGTTTTACCGGTCGGACATCGGGTTACGCCCATAG
- a CDS encoding ankyrin repeat domain-containing protein, whose amino-acid sequence MNHLIFAVLLLSFGQRVAKQPPLIEAIQKHDLALATRLLKDGANPNSREIITTKPSATDGIVGGTTREGDTALELAVDRQSVTFVNLLLHYKADPNTRGQAEWTPLMTACQRSSVEIVRILLRNGAKPNLRNRYGDTAIIFAANVDRVEMVNELVGAGADMNGGTGQTALMIAAECDSTKTVKYLLKHGADPNFRRPGHWTPLEFAIERNSTECAEMLKKAGAKGRSRAQLRKEVDAEVDLAKKQHAFEQKAQVAMHLVVKPDAVDSAVIEAAVIDVATFQSKEFDPFFGVKAKSIILVEESAIWNDFIESQMNGELSEEQACDIDLSMRRSLQSRNARLVSLAGCKFRDPRIVQKRNKALPNDMNPSNYWQSKYKGWVQVMLPGYSTDGAQAVLRFWFGPTPHGAAATYFLRKVAGKWTVVWRDLARYV is encoded by the coding sequence GTGAACCATCTCATATTCGCCGTTCTCCTTCTGTCGTTCGGCCAGCGAGTCGCGAAGCAGCCGCCGCTTATCGAAGCGATTCAAAAGCACGATCTTGCGCTGGCGACGCGGCTCCTCAAGGACGGAGCCAACCCGAACTCTCGTGAGATCATCACGACGAAGCCGAGCGCCACCGACGGGATCGTCGGAGGAACGACGAGGGAAGGAGATACCGCCCTCGAGCTGGCGGTTGATCGGCAGTCGGTCACGTTTGTCAACTTACTTCTGCACTACAAGGCTGATCCGAACACCCGTGGGCAGGCAGAATGGACCCCATTAATGACGGCTTGCCAACGCAGCAGCGTCGAAATAGTCCGGATTCTGTTGCGGAACGGCGCCAAGCCAAATCTCCGGAATCGCTATGGTGACACTGCAATCATCTTTGCCGCCAACGTGGATCGTGTGGAGATGGTCAATGAGCTGGTTGGAGCTGGAGCCGACATGAACGGCGGGACCGGCCAAACCGCACTAATGATCGCTGCCGAGTGCGACTCGACAAAGACTGTCAAGTATCTCTTGAAGCATGGAGCGGACCCCAATTTCCGTCGGCCCGGTCACTGGACTCCACTGGAGTTCGCGATCGAGCGGAATTCGACGGAATGCGCGGAGATGTTAAAGAAAGCAGGGGCAAAGGGACGGTCACGCGCCCAACTTAGAAAAGAGGTCGACGCGGAGGTGGACTTAGCTAAAAAGCAGCACGCGTTCGAGCAAAAAGCTCAGGTGGCGATGCATCTGGTCGTGAAACCCGACGCGGTGGACTCTGCAGTGATTGAGGCTGCCGTCATAGACGTTGCGACGTTCCAAAGCAAAGAGTTCGACCCCTTCTTCGGCGTAAAGGCCAAATCAATCATCTTGGTCGAAGAATCTGCGATTTGGAACGACTTTATCGAGAGCCAGATGAACGGCGAACTAAGTGAAGAACAGGCCTGCGATATCGATCTTTCAATGCGACGAAGTCTTCAGAGTCGCAACGCTAGATTAGTATCGCTTGCAGGGTGCAAATTCAGGGATCCACGAATCGTGCAGAAGAGGAACAAAGCACTACCCAATGATATGAATCCCTCAAATTATTGGCAGTCGAAGTATAAGGGATGGGTCCAAGTGATGTTGCCGGGCTACTCGACGGATGGCGCGCAAGCGGTTCTGCGGTTCTGGTTCGGACCTACTCCGCACGGAGCCGCGGCCACATATTTCTTGAGGAAGGTCGCAGGAAAATGGACCGTGGTTTGGCGTGATCTCGCGCGTTATGTGTAA
- a CDS encoding TrmH family RNA methyltransferase: protein MKTIRAKTGVRKMHKEHFPEEARQMRLAFLLQDWDDPYNVGGMFRVADACGAAELILTGKTPQPPHPQIHVTSLGHHRRVSWRQIARYDDACRTLKEEGYHLLAVEIADGAEHYMHYPYPDKLCLVLGNEVHGVYSTVMKQCDGAVFIPMAGKGRSLNVHVAAAVVAFEALLGEKEG, encoded by the coding sequence ATGAAAACGATCCGGGCGAAGACCGGGGTGCGGAAGATGCATAAGGAGCACTTCCCGGAAGAGGCGCGGCAGATGCGGCTCGCCTTTCTCCTGCAGGATTGGGATGATCCGTACAACGTCGGCGGAATGTTTCGAGTGGCCGACGCCTGCGGAGCGGCGGAATTGATTCTAACGGGGAAGACTCCGCAGCCTCCGCATCCGCAAATCCACGTGACCTCTCTCGGGCATCATCGCCGGGTTTCGTGGCGTCAGATCGCGCGTTATGACGACGCCTGTCGAACCTTGAAGGAGGAGGGATACCACCTGCTCGCCGTAGAGATCGCCGACGGGGCGGAGCATTACATGCACTACCCCTATCCCGACAAACTCTGCCTCGTCCTCGGCAACGAGGTGCACGGCGTCTACTCGACCGTGATGAAGCAGTGTGATGGCGCGGTTTTCATCCCGATGGCAGGGAAGGGGCGCTCGCTAAACGTCCACGTCGCCGCCGCGGTGGTGGCGTTCGAGGCGCTCTTGGGTGAAAAGGAAGGATAA
- the dnaB gene encoding replicative DNA helicase translates to MALSYGPEELVPLYSYEAEMSTLGSMILSERAAEEVVTILDENDFYRPSHRLIFKAMKQLIHQHKPIDLVTLRAELMARGNLADIGGEDYLVQVAEFVPSPANSGYYAGIVLDKATLRRLDSAGHEIRGVVHDPEGGTVDDKVDKAEQLVFEVGRKQLGKYFQHVRTLAKEFFVDVDNIVESGKPMSGLKVGFFDLDRMTTGHYPGDFVVIGARPAMGKTSLVLDFALNVARDIVRNEQKGSVAVFSLEMSSIQLVRRMASMLSGVSSSVLKQDKPITDWQYERLADACETLYGLPIFVDDASDVTPLEMRGKCRRLKAEHGLSMVVVDYLQLMKGGRRTENRVQEISEIARACKAMAKELEVPVIALSQLSRAVENRDDKRPQLSDIRESGSIEAEADLVMLLYRDSYYKAKEEHRPETENADEVQESEIIIAKHRNGPTGKVILGFQPSYARYRNLDRTAYRSAKDDE, encoded by the coding sequence ATGGCGCTTTCCTACGGTCCCGAAGAACTCGTTCCCCTTTATAGTTACGAAGCCGAGATGAGCACGCTCGGCTCAATGATCCTGTCCGAGCGCGCGGCCGAAGAAGTCGTCACGATCCTCGACGAAAACGACTTCTACCGCCCCTCACATCGCTTGATTTTTAAGGCGATGAAGCAGCTGATCCACCAGCACAAGCCGATCGACCTGGTGACATTACGGGCGGAGCTGATGGCTCGCGGCAACCTTGCCGACATCGGTGGCGAGGATTATTTGGTCCAGGTCGCTGAGTTTGTGCCGAGCCCGGCGAACTCCGGATACTACGCCGGTATCGTCCTGGACAAAGCCACCCTGCGTCGGTTGGATAGCGCCGGCCACGAGATTCGAGGCGTTGTCCACGATCCGGAAGGGGGCACCGTCGACGACAAGGTCGACAAGGCCGAGCAGCTCGTCTTCGAGGTTGGCCGGAAGCAACTCGGTAAGTATTTCCAGCACGTCCGCACCTTGGCGAAGGAGTTCTTCGTCGACGTCGACAACATCGTCGAGAGCGGCAAACCGATGTCCGGCCTCAAGGTCGGCTTCTTCGACCTCGACCGGATGACCACCGGCCACTATCCGGGCGATTTCGTCGTCATCGGCGCGCGGCCCGCGATGGGAAAAACGTCTCTCGTCTTGGATTTCGCCCTGAACGTGGCGCGCGACATCGTTCGAAACGAGCAAAAAGGGTCGGTCGCCGTCTTCTCGCTCGAAATGAGCTCGATCCAGCTTGTTCGACGTATGGCGTCGATGCTGAGCGGCGTCTCCTCGAGCGTTTTGAAGCAGGATAAACCGATTACTGATTGGCAGTACGAGCGTCTGGCTGACGCTTGCGAAACGCTTTATGGATTGCCGATCTTCGTCGATGACGCGTCGGACGTCACACCGCTGGAAATGCGCGGCAAGTGCCGACGCCTGAAGGCCGAGCATGGGCTTTCGATGGTGGTTGTGGACTATCTTCAGCTCATGAAGGGAGGGCGTCGTACGGAGAACCGGGTCCAAGAGATATCCGAAATCGCCCGCGCCTGCAAGGCGATGGCCAAGGAGCTTGAGGTTCCGGTAATCGCCCTGAGCCAGCTCAGCCGGGCGGTGGAAAACCGCGACGACAAACGGCCGCAACTCTCCGACATCCGCGAATCGGGCTCCATCGAAGCCGAAGCGGACCTGGTCATGCTCCTCTATCGCGACAGCTACTACAAAGCGAAGGAGGAGCATCGTCCCGAAACTGAAAATGCCGACGAGGTTCAAGAGTCGGAAATCATCATCGCCAAGCACCGAAACGGCCCGACCGGCAAGGTGATCCTCGGCTTCCAACCCTCGTACGCCCGCTACCGGAACTTAGACCGGACCGCGTACCGGTCCGCTAAAGACGATGAGTGA
- a CDS encoding ADP-ribosylglycohydrolase family protein, whose product MSKKPFPPLPRDYAERVYAGVLGKIIGVYLGRPFEQWGHDAIVAKFGEIDHYVHEKMGVPLVVTDDDISGTFTFLRSLTDYGLDPELTPAQIGESWLNYIVENRTILWWGGMGNSTEHTAFLRLKSGITAPESGCIALNGKTVAEQIGAQIFIDGWGMICPGEPDRAADFACRAASVSHDGEAIYGAQMVAAMEAMAFVEADINRVIEAGLDLIPHHSVLTRMIGDVREWHAQGLDWRAGFRKIEAEYGYGKFGGGCHMVPNHALIIHSLLHGKGDFDLSLKIVNTCGYDTDCNSGNVGCILGIRNGLDGIAPKWRDPVADKMYLPTADGGRGVTDAATEALRIANVRRVMAGESALRPNEGSRFHFCLSGSLQGFTRSDGKPIQNVSGLLRIETGSETVRVGTPTFMPPETRKAGGYSVVASPTLYPGQIIRADISAGSKDSIEVGLFISVYDEHDRLKVLRGDKVRLEPKDRTELSWTAPDVDGYPIAEVGIEASGGRAYLDSLTWDGIPDVRLRKTAAGTAWRDSWVNGVSEFATWGEPFRLIQNEGTGLLIHGCREWDGYKVTSRITLHLVERAGIAAHVQGMRRWVALVLCRDGFVRLVKSLDGERVLAEAPFSWAFDEEHEFSLRVDGDRYAGSIDGRVVVEAIDDERPLREGAVGFFVTEGRIGAQEMRVGHRR is encoded by the coding sequence ATGAGCAAGAAGCCGTTCCCTCCCCTTCCCCGCGACTATGCGGAGCGCGTTTACGCCGGCGTTTTGGGCAAGATTATCGGGGTCTACCTAGGACGGCCATTCGAGCAGTGGGGGCATGACGCCATCGTCGCCAAATTCGGCGAGATCGACCACTACGTCCACGAAAAGATGGGTGTTCCGCTCGTCGTCACCGACGACGACATCTCCGGCACGTTCACGTTCCTACGTTCATTGACCGACTATGGCCTCGACCCGGAGCTCACCCCTGCTCAGATCGGCGAATCGTGGCTGAACTACATCGTCGAAAATCGCACGATCTTGTGGTGGGGCGGGATGGGGAATTCGACGGAGCACACCGCTTTCCTGCGTTTGAAAAGCGGGATCACGGCACCCGAAAGCGGGTGTATCGCCCTCAACGGGAAAACCGTCGCCGAGCAGATAGGAGCCCAGATCTTCATCGACGGATGGGGAATGATCTGTCCCGGCGAGCCGGACCGAGCTGCCGATTTTGCCTGCCGGGCGGCAAGCGTCAGCCACGACGGAGAGGCGATTTACGGCGCCCAGATGGTCGCTGCGATGGAGGCGATGGCGTTTGTCGAGGCGGACATCAACCGAGTGATCGAGGCCGGTTTGGACCTCATTCCACACCACTCCGTACTAACGAGAATGATCGGCGACGTACGGGAATGGCACGCGCAAGGCCTCGACTGGCGCGCTGGTTTCCGGAAGATCGAAGCAGAGTACGGCTACGGCAAGTTCGGCGGCGGCTGCCATATGGTGCCGAATCACGCCCTCATCATTCATTCCCTTCTCCACGGCAAGGGAGACTTCGACCTTTCACTCAAAATTGTCAACACGTGCGGCTACGACACCGACTGTAATTCTGGCAACGTCGGCTGCATCCTCGGCATCCGGAACGGTTTGGACGGGATCGCTCCGAAGTGGAGAGACCCGGTCGCCGACAAGATGTATCTGCCCACTGCCGATGGCGGACGCGGGGTAACCGATGCGGCGACGGAAGCGCTCCGGATTGCGAACGTCCGTCGCGTGATGGCGGGCGAATCGGCTCTGCGGCCAAATGAAGGAAGCCGGTTTCACTTCTGCCTATCCGGCTCTTTGCAAGGTTTTACGCGCTCGGATGGAAAACCGATCCAAAACGTGTCGGGGCTCCTCCGGATCGAAACCGGCTCCGAAACCGTGCGGGTGGGTACTCCAACGTTTATGCCGCCGGAAACCCGAAAGGCCGGTGGATATTCGGTGGTGGCTTCGCCGACCCTCTATCCAGGCCAGATCATCCGCGCCGACATCTCCGCGGGGTCGAAGGACTCGATCGAGGTAGGTTTGTTTATCTCGGTTTACGACGAGCATGACCGTTTGAAGGTGCTTCGAGGCGACAAGGTCCGCCTCGAACCCAAAGACCGAACCGAGCTCTCCTGGACGGCGCCGGATGTGGACGGATACCCGATCGCCGAGGTGGGCATCGAAGCGAGCGGCGGGCGGGCCTACCTAGACTCCCTAACTTGGGACGGCATCCCCGATGTCCGCCTAAGGAAGACCGCTGCAGGAACGGCTTGGCGGGATTCTTGGGTAAACGGGGTGAGCGAATTCGCCACCTGGGGGGAGCCGTTCCGGCTGATCCAGAATGAAGGTACCGGCCTCCTGATCCACGGATGCCGCGAGTGGGACGGCTACAAAGTGACCTCCCGCATCACCCTGCACCTCGTCGAACGTGCCGGAATCGCGGCGCACGTTCAGGGGATGCGCCGCTGGGTCGCTTTGGTCCTTTGCCGCGACGGTTTCGTTCGACTTGTGAAGTCGCTCGACGGCGAGCGAGTGCTCGCAGAAGCGCCGTTCAGCTGGGCGTTCGACGAGGAGCACGAGTTTTCGTTGCGAGTCGACGGGGATCGATATGCGGGGAGTATCGACGGGCGTGTTGTGGTCGAAGCGATCGACGACGAGCGCCCGCTTCGAGAAGGGGCCGTGGGTTTCTTCGTTACGGAAGGGCGGATCGGAGCCCAGGAGATGCGGGTTGGACATCGACGCTAG
- a CDS encoding MFS transporter: MPPESSPPPPNGRGKWQERLSGSKLVRVLSYHDFRLLWIGAFVSFTGSWIQSVAQGYFVYQLTQDESKLAWVSFCGSIPVFLLGFVAGSLADTLNKRTVLVVTQSIYAAGALYLAVATEFGFVQYWQIIAVAFALGLVGCVEMPTRQSIVSRVVPPEDLAAAVPVNAMTFNVARIFGPAVGVLILTKFGVAACYLLNGVSFIALIWAAMAIKSSLAVQPRQAQPIMDLIFEGAIYTWREARLRTLLVLETITAIFGIFYIPLIPAYIDQALGLGTTTGAHPDAAKAANGAAYTAMGIGAMLGLVLITALSDSPHKAHLIRGSMGIIGFGLILLAFIRVPIDAYIVIGFVGGSTIIQFNSTNALFQILAPERLRGRVLSMHIWALNGLSPFGVLAFGYLAKNTRMNVPIHGLLEFVPQAGVRLSLLVGGSVVLLASIISLFASSALTDLNDGPSTA; the protein is encoded by the coding sequence ATGCCCCCGGAGTCTTCGCCCCCACCACCGAATGGGCGAGGCAAATGGCAAGAGAGGCTTAGCGGATCGAAACTCGTTAGAGTCCTGAGCTACCACGATTTCCGGCTGCTCTGGATCGGCGCGTTTGTCAGCTTCACGGGAAGCTGGATCCAAAGCGTCGCCCAGGGCTATTTCGTCTACCAACTCACCCAGGACGAATCTAAGCTCGCATGGGTCTCTTTCTGCGGGAGCATTCCGGTATTTCTGCTGGGCTTCGTCGCCGGGTCGCTCGCGGATACGCTGAACAAACGGACGGTGCTGGTGGTGACCCAGTCGATTTACGCGGCGGGAGCGCTCTACTTGGCCGTGGCTACGGAGTTCGGTTTTGTCCAGTATTGGCAGATCATCGCAGTTGCCTTCGCACTAGGACTTGTGGGCTGCGTCGAGATGCCGACCCGCCAATCGATCGTGAGCCGCGTAGTGCCGCCTGAAGATTTGGCGGCGGCGGTTCCCGTGAATGCGATGACGTTCAACGTCGCACGCATTTTCGGCCCCGCGGTAGGGGTGTTGATCCTAACCAAGTTCGGCGTGGCGGCTTGCTACCTGCTGAACGGGGTGAGTTTCATCGCCCTGATCTGGGCAGCGATGGCGATCAAGAGCAGCCTCGCCGTTCAGCCACGCCAGGCGCAGCCGATCATGGACCTGATCTTCGAGGGTGCGATCTACACGTGGCGCGAAGCCAGGCTTCGCACGCTCCTCGTGCTCGAGACGATCACCGCGATCTTCGGAATCTTCTATATTCCGCTCATCCCAGCCTATATCGACCAGGCGCTGGGGCTGGGCACTACTACCGGCGCTCATCCGGACGCGGCGAAGGCAGCGAACGGCGCCGCCTATACCGCGATGGGGATCGGCGCGATGTTGGGGCTTGTCCTCATTACGGCGCTTAGCGATAGTCCGCACAAAGCTCACCTGATCCGGGGTTCGATGGGGATCATCGGATTCGGCTTGATCCTGCTCGCCTTTATCCGCGTTCCGATCGATGCCTACATCGTCATCGGCTTCGTCGGCGGCTCCACCATCATCCAATTCAACAGCACGAACGCCCTGTTCCAAATCCTCGCCCCGGAGAGGCTCCGAGGCCGGGTGCTCTCGATGCACATCTGGGCTCTCAACGGGCTCTCGCCTTTCGGAGTCCTCGCCTTCGGTTACCTGGCAAAGAACACCCGCATGAACGTGCCGATTCACGGCTTGCTGGAGTTCGTCCCCCAAGCCGGGGTCCGCCTTTCCCTCCTCGTGGGCGGCTCCGTCGTCCTGCTGGCGTCAATCATCTCCCTGTTCGCCTCCAGCGCATTGACCGATCTGAATGACGGACCCTCCACGGCCTAG
- a CDS encoding Nramp family divalent metal transporter, with protein MLHFAAPSNSPSRDDRSLGEINGSVAVGSGGRLRRFLAFAGPAYLVSVGYMDPGNWATDLAGGSRYGYALLWVILASSLMAVLLQTLCVRMGLAMEKDLAQACRDYYEKPVAIALWILCEIAIVACDVAEVIGSAVGLNLLFGMPLAMGVLVTGFDVLLLLALTRFGFRKIEAIVVTLVATIFLCFAINMVWARPDWLGVAHGLVTPSLPDSHALLVAVGILGATVMPHNLYLHSAIVQTRQVASTPGAKRSAMRMSTVDTVVALSGAFLVNAAILVLAAAVFHGKGSVVEELQQAYKLLTPTLGAASATLFAVALLASGQSSTITATLAGQVVMEGFTHFRMAAWKRRLITRSLALIPAVILVSTASNRTTELLVLTQVVLSMQLPFAIFPLVMFTSDKNRMGEFVNPAWLSAIAYLVCGLITALNVKLLWDSVGTAWLAAIILSIAGFAMWAQYVYKPASTAYRAR; from the coding sequence ATGTTACATTTCGCTGCCCCGTCTAACTCCCCTTCGCGCGACGACCGGTCGCTGGGCGAAATAAACGGTAGCGTGGCCGTCGGTTCGGGCGGCAGGCTTCGGCGGTTCCTTGCTTTCGCCGGACCCGCTTATCTCGTTTCCGTCGGCTACATGGATCCGGGCAACTGGGCGACCGACCTCGCCGGCGGAAGCCGGTACGGCTACGCGCTGCTCTGGGTAATCCTCGCCTCCAGCTTGATGGCCGTGTTGCTGCAGACGCTTTGCGTGCGCATGGGTCTTGCCATGGAGAAAGACCTAGCCCAGGCCTGCCGGGACTATTACGAGAAGCCGGTGGCGATCGCGCTGTGGATTCTGTGCGAGATCGCGATCGTCGCCTGCGACGTGGCTGAAGTGATCGGCTCCGCCGTTGGCCTGAACCTTCTTTTCGGAATGCCCCTGGCCATGGGGGTTTTGGTGACGGGGTTCGACGTTCTGCTTCTCTTGGCGCTCACTCGTTTTGGTTTCCGAAAGATCGAGGCAATCGTCGTCACGCTCGTGGCGACGATCTTCCTTTGCTTTGCCATTAACATGGTTTGGGCTCGCCCAGATTGGCTGGGGGTTGCACACGGTCTGGTCACTCCGTCGCTCCCGGATTCGCATGCGCTCCTCGTCGCGGTGGGAATTCTGGGCGCCACCGTGATGCCGCATAACCTCTATCTCCACAGCGCGATCGTTCAGACCCGCCAAGTCGCGTCGACTCCGGGAGCAAAGCGAAGCGCCATGCGCATGAGCACCGTCGACACCGTCGTCGCCCTCAGCGGCGCGTTTCTCGTCAACGCTGCGATTTTGGTGCTGGCGGCGGCGGTCTTTCATGGCAAGGGCTCTGTAGTGGAGGAGCTCCAGCAGGCGTATAAGTTGCTGACCCCCACCTTGGGCGCGGCTTCCGCCACCCTCTTTGCGGTCGCTCTCCTCGCGAGCGGCCAGTCGAGCACCATCACCGCGACCCTCGCCGGCCAGGTCGTGATGGAGGGATTCACCCACTTCCGAATGGCAGCCTGGAAGCGCCGCTTGATCACCCGAAGTCTGGCCCTGATCCCCGCCGTCATCTTGGTGAGCACCGCAAGCAACCGGACCACCGAGCTCCTTGTACTGACGCAGGTCGTCCTTTCGATGCAGCTCCCGTTCGCGATCTTCCCGCTGGTCATGTTCACTTCGGACAAAAACCGCATGGGCGAATTCGTGAACCCGGCTTGGCTAAGCGCGATCGCCTACCTCGTCTGCGGCCTCATCACCGCGCTAAACGTGAAGCTTCTGTGGGACTCCGTCGGAACGGCCTGGCTCGCCGCGATCATTCTTTCTATTGCCGGCTTCGCCATGTGGGCGCAGTACGTTTACAAGCCGGCTTCAACGGCTTATAGGGCAAGGTAA